A genomic region of Miscanthus floridulus cultivar M001 chromosome 3, ASM1932011v1, whole genome shotgun sequence contains the following coding sequences:
- the LOC136547109 gene encoding MFP1 attachment factor 1-like codes for MAEDAPNPAAEGSQPAPPEGSADAAPPAATAGAKAAEALLPSLSIWPPSQRTRDAVVRRLVQTLAAPSVLSQRYGAIPEPEAERAAAAVEAEAFAAASKSAAAESPASVEEGIEVLQAYSKEVSRRLLELAKSRSAAAAAAAPAEGSAKEEPEEDSSATAPATEEAPVKEE; via the coding sequence ATGGCCGAGGACGCCCCAAACCCCGCCGCCGAGGGCAGCCAGCCCGCGCCCCCCGAGGGATCCGCCGACGCCGCCCCGCCGGCGGCTACCGCGGGCGCCAAGGCCGCGGAGGCGCTGCTCCCGTCGCTCAGCATCTGGCCGCCGTCGCAGCGCACGCGCGACGCCGTGGTGCGCCGCCTCGTGCAGACGCTCGCGGCGCCCAGCGTCCTCTCCCAGCGCTACGGCGCCATCCCGGAGCCCGAGGCTGAGCGCGCCGCCGCggccgtcgaggccgaggccttCGCCGCCGCCTCCAAGTCCGCCGCCGCCGAGTCCCCTGCCTCCGTCGAGGAGGGGATAGAGGTGCTCCAGGCCTACTCCAAGGAGGTCAGCCGCCGCCTCCTCGAGCTCGCCAAGTCCCGGTCCGccgccgctgcggcggcggcgcccgccgAGGGGAGCGCgaaggaggagcccgaggaggaCTCGTCGGCGACTGCTCCAGCCACCGAGGAGGCTCCCGTAAAAGAGGAGTAA